One part of the Dyadobacter sp. 676 genome encodes these proteins:
- a CDS encoding TonB-dependent receptor, producing the protein MAGAVMTGFTGQAFATRPTNPAIRVIDRTVSGKVISVEDNQPIPGVSVVLKGSKTGTNTDAEGSFKLSVPDDNAVLVFSAVGFTTQEVAVGNKSVIDIALASDQKILTEVVVVGYGTQKKSQLTGAISSVGSKEINEMPITNLGQALQGRAAGVDVTQSGSKPGTVPKILIRGRRSFNAGNDPLYVVDGIPLAGGYEDMNPNDIQSMEVLKDATATAIYGSRGANGVVIVTTKRGGQKGKTTVSYDGYVGFSKALDKVKLFSGPEFAEFVREAYRATGGYKDAAGNPIPTGVINAEADAKVAVLGGDPNVAKGIANGTSTDWQDLVISTGVMQNHSVGVQGGSDRTQFYISGGFFRDKGVVKEANFTRLSLRSNIDHQVNKWLKVGLSSYMMNSIRNGDSLNTYGMTINQNPLAVPYDDNGKLIFSPTNDALLTNPLAELVPGAQVAELKRYRIFNSLYTEFSILPGLKYRVNFGPDFTLSRYGRFIGSQTNARKGGDSQAKVLQGFAFNWTLENIINYSKTFGGKHNLNVTLLHSFQKDRAEIFSASVQGVPVETQSFYNLGAATTIFSPTSGYIPWQINSFMGRVNYDYNDKYLVTLTMRRDGSSRFGENSKYGNFPGIAVGWNLGNEDFLKSVSWIDLLKIRAGWGKVGNTGLAPYQTQAFLGRTSYAWNTTPAYGYRPDRIGNPDLRWESSATANVGLDFSFIRGKVQGSLEFYQTNTTALLLSDQLPGSIGYAAVTRNVGETRNRGIELSVTTNNINSSGGFKWTTDFTFTKNTEAILSLYNGKVDDIGNGWFIGRPLSTVYDYRKIGIWQTNEADAAKSFASEVGQIKIKDINGDGKINASDREIIGSDVPDFSAGITNRFNFKGFDLSFFFFARVGNLIRSEFHRNNNALAGRYQQMKVDYWTPNNPTNEFPRPKSNQEFPVYGSTLTYFDGTFVKLRNVNVGYTFTPELSKKLGMESLRLYSSIQQPFIWAKYRSKYNGVDPETTGLAAGGTGVTPATMVITLGVNAKF; encoded by the coding sequence ATGGCCGGTGCGGTGATGACGGGTTTTACAGGGCAGGCTTTCGCAACAAGGCCTACAAATCCGGCCATCAGGGTTATCGACAGGACGGTTTCGGGAAAGGTAATCTCCGTTGAGGATAACCAACCGATTCCCGGCGTTTCGGTAGTGTTGAAAGGAAGCAAAACAGGTACGAATACCGACGCAGAGGGTTCCTTCAAGCTAAGCGTGCCGGATGACAACGCGGTTCTGGTGTTTTCAGCAGTGGGTTTCACAACGCAGGAAGTGGCTGTTGGTAACAAAAGTGTGATCGACATTGCGCTCGCCAGCGACCAGAAAATATTGACGGAGGTTGTGGTCGTAGGTTATGGTACGCAAAAGAAAAGTCAGCTGACCGGCGCGATTTCGTCGGTTGGTTCCAAAGAAATCAATGAAATGCCCATTACCAACCTGGGGCAGGCGTTGCAGGGACGTGCCGCGGGGGTGGACGTGACGCAGTCGGGCTCCAAGCCGGGAACGGTGCCGAAGATCCTGATCCGTGGCCGTCGTTCGTTCAATGCAGGTAATGATCCCTTATATGTAGTCGACGGTATCCCGCTGGCGGGAGGTTATGAGGATATGAACCCCAACGACATCCAGTCGATGGAGGTTTTGAAAGACGCCACCGCCACTGCGATCTATGGTTCACGCGGGGCGAACGGGGTGGTGATCGTCACCACCAAGCGTGGCGGCCAGAAAGGCAAAACGACCGTCAGCTACGACGGGTATGTAGGTTTTTCCAAAGCACTCGACAAAGTGAAGCTGTTCAGCGGGCCCGAATTTGCGGAGTTCGTGCGCGAGGCTTACCGTGCTACCGGCGGCTACAAGGATGCTGCGGGCAATCCGATCCCGACCGGCGTGATCAATGCCGAAGCGGATGCGAAAGTGGCGGTACTCGGCGGTGACCCGAACGTGGCAAAAGGTATCGCCAACGGCACCAGCACCGACTGGCAGGACCTGGTGATCAGCACGGGGGTAATGCAGAACCACTCGGTGGGCGTCCAGGGAGGAAGCGATCGGACGCAGTTCTATATTTCGGGCGGCTTTTTCCGTGACAAAGGTGTAGTGAAGGAGGCCAATTTCACCCGCTTGTCGCTCCGTTCAAATATCGATCATCAGGTCAACAAGTGGTTGAAAGTAGGTTTGTCGTCGTATATGATGAACAGCATCCGCAATGGTGACTCTCTGAACACTTACGGAATGACGATTAACCAAAATCCGCTGGCCGTTCCTTATGACGACAATGGCAAGCTGATTTTCTCACCTACCAATGATGCGTTGCTGACCAACCCGCTTGCGGAACTGGTTCCCGGCGCGCAGGTTGCCGAGCTCAAACGCTACCGTATATTCAATAGCCTTTACACAGAGTTCAGTATTCTGCCCGGGTTAAAATACCGTGTTAACTTTGGTCCTGATTTTACCCTCAGCCGTTATGGACGGTTTATCGGCTCACAAACGAACGCTCGAAAAGGAGGAGATTCCCAGGCAAAAGTGTTGCAAGGGTTCGCCTTCAACTGGACTCTGGAGAATATTATCAATTATAGTAAGACCTTCGGGGGAAAGCATAATTTGAATGTGACATTACTACATTCGTTCCAGAAAGATCGCGCAGAAATTTTTAGTGCGAGCGTTCAAGGGGTTCCAGTGGAGACACAATCGTTTTACAATCTCGGAGCCGCAACGACTATATTTTCTCCCACAAGCGGCTACATTCCATGGCAGATCAACTCTTTCATGGGCCGTGTGAATTACGATTACAATGACAAATATCTGGTGACGTTAACCATGCGCCGCGATGGTTCGAGCCGTTTCGGTGAAAACAGCAAGTATGGTAACTTTCCGGGTATTGCAGTTGGTTGGAACTTGGGTAACGAGGATTTCCTCAAAAGCGTAAGCTGGATCGATTTGCTTAAAATCCGCGCAGGATGGGGTAAAGTAGGAAACACCGGTCTGGCCCCGTACCAGACGCAGGCTTTCCTGGGCCGCACCAGCTATGCATGGAATACGACGCCGGCGTATGGGTACCGTCCGGATAGGATAGGAAACCCGGATTTGCGATGGGAATCATCCGCTACCGCCAACGTCGGCCTCGATTTCAGCTTTATCCGCGGAAAGGTTCAGGGCTCGTTGGAGTTTTATCAAACCAATACCACTGCATTGCTGTTGTCTGATCAGTTGCCGGGATCTATCGGTTACGCTGCGGTTACCCGCAACGTGGGCGAGACCCGCAACCGCGGTATCGAGTTGAGTGTAACTACCAATAATATTAACTCTTCGGGCGGTTTCAAATGGACTACCGATTTCACATTCACCAAAAATACCGAGGCGATCTTGTCCCTTTATAATGGCAAGGTGGACGACATAGGTAACGGCTGGTTCATCGGCCGCCCGCTCAGTACGGTATACGATTACAGAAAAATAGGCATCTGGCAAACCAATGAGGCCGATGCTGCGAAGTCGTTCGCCAGTGAAGTGGGCCAGATCAAGATCAAGGATATCAACGGCGACGGGAAAATCAATGCATCCGACCGGGAGATTATCGGTTCCGATGTGCCCGATTTCAGCGCCGGGATCACCAACCGTTTCAATTTCAAGGGATTTGATCTTTCGTTCTTCTTCTTTGCACGCGTAGGTAACCTGATCCGTAGCGAGTTCCACCGCAACAACAATGCGTTGGCAGGCCGTTACCAGCAAATGAAAGTAGATTACTGGACGCCCAACAATCCGACCAACGAATTTCCCCGCCCGAAAAGCAACCAAGAGTTTCCAGTGTATGGCAGCACGCTTACTTATTTCGACGGAACGTTTGTGAAGTTAAGAAACGTGAACGTAGGATACACATTCACACCCGAATTGTCGAAAAAGTTAGGAATGGAATCGCTGCGCTTGTATTCAAGCATTCAGCAGCCATTCATCTGGGCCAAGTACCGTAGCAAATACAACGGCGTTGACCCTGAAACTACCGGCCTCGCAGCCGGTGGCACCGGTGTGACCCCTGCGACGATGGTGATTACATTAGGCGTGAACGCGAAGTTCTGA
- a CDS encoding RagB/SusD family nutrient uptake outer membrane protein → MFNQKLKYIVALGLLGAGLTITSCKETWLKPEPLSFYEPDMTFKDLAGLKATLVACERNLRQEWYGDAMPMITESIFSDIAVEGTTDKSGPAQNLNLLITPDAQLNHIDYNRIGWYWLEQYKGIKYANTAISRIDLPTYKNEQEKNELLGAAYFHRAARYYRLTQQFGDVPLLLNEVNGPKLDFQTTKREVILKKIKTDLEFAEQWVPAVTDKGTVNKGSVSHLLTKVNLALGLFDDAIKSATNVIDGGTHKLMTSRFGANANDASRNVVWDLHRPQNKALAINTEGLMLVIDRLNIEGNVDGGMLIMRNCVPLWFNNINTPNGNRGTIDTYGIEIDQVSKLGRGIGRLRPTDYSQNQIWDDKNDLRHAPGNWMRMEDILYNNPKLVQDKDSYYGKNLQLKNADGVVLTIDTIRCWFDWPHYKLFVEDPQRVQPQGGNSDWYVFRLAETYLLRAEAYVWKGDLAKAAEDLNIVRARANCAPIPAGRINIGTILDERARELYFEEPRKTELTRIAYIFAQTGKAAPNGKTYSLDKFSDDNYFYDRVMEKNDFYNKGVKTRHADEYTMSPYHVLWPIPQSAIDGNTQARINQNKGYAGYEKNVPPLTEIPK, encoded by the coding sequence ATGTTTAACCAAAAACTGAAATATATCGTGGCATTGGGTTTGCTTGGCGCCGGATTGACGATCACGTCCTGCAAAGAAACATGGCTGAAACCCGAACCGCTTTCGTTTTACGAGCCCGATATGACTTTTAAAGACCTGGCCGGGTTAAAAGCGACGCTCGTTGCGTGCGAGCGTAACCTGCGCCAGGAATGGTACGGCGATGCGATGCCGATGATAACCGAGTCGATCTTTTCGGATATTGCCGTCGAAGGTACAACCGACAAATCGGGACCGGCACAGAACCTGAACCTGCTCATCACACCCGATGCTCAGCTTAACCACATCGATTACAACCGGATCGGCTGGTACTGGCTGGAACAGTATAAAGGGATCAAATATGCCAATACGGCCATTTCCCGGATAGATTTGCCCACCTATAAAAACGAGCAGGAGAAAAATGAGCTGCTGGGCGCGGCCTATTTCCACCGCGCGGCACGTTACTACAGGCTAACGCAGCAGTTTGGTGATGTGCCGCTGTTGCTGAACGAAGTAAACGGCCCGAAACTCGATTTCCAGACCACAAAGCGCGAGGTAATCCTGAAAAAAATAAAGACGGACCTCGAATTTGCGGAACAATGGGTACCGGCTGTTACAGATAAGGGGACGGTAAATAAAGGCTCTGTGAGCCATTTGCTGACGAAGGTCAATCTGGCGCTGGGGCTGTTCGACGACGCGATCAAATCGGCGACGAATGTGATCGATGGCGGCACCCACAAGCTGATGACCTCGCGCTTCGGGGCGAACGCGAACGATGCCAGCCGTAATGTGGTCTGGGATTTACACCGGCCACAGAACAAGGCCCTGGCTATTAATACCGAGGGACTAATGCTGGTGATCGACCGGCTGAATATAGAAGGCAATGTCGATGGCGGAATGCTGATCATGCGGAATTGCGTGCCGCTTTGGTTTAACAATATCAACACGCCGAATGGCAACCGGGGTACGATCGATACGTACGGCATCGAAATCGACCAGGTAAGCAAGCTGGGGCGGGGAATCGGACGTTTACGGCCAACCGACTATTCGCAGAATCAGATCTGGGACGATAAAAATGACCTGCGCCACGCGCCGGGCAACTGGATGCGCATGGAGGATATTTTGTACAACAATCCAAAGCTTGTACAAGATAAAGACAGCTATTATGGCAAAAACCTGCAACTCAAAAATGCCGATGGCGTGGTACTCACCATCGACACGATACGCTGCTGGTTCGACTGGCCACATTATAAGCTGTTCGTCGAAGATCCGCAGCGCGTACAGCCCCAGGGAGGCAATTCCGACTGGTACGTGTTCCGACTGGCCGAAACCTATCTGCTGCGTGCCGAAGCCTATGTATGGAAGGGTGATCTGGCAAAGGCGGCGGAGGACCTGAACATCGTCCGCGCCCGCGCCAATTGCGCGCCGATCCCGGCGGGAAGAATCAATATCGGCACGATTCTCGATGAACGAGCGCGCGAGTTGTATTTTGAAGAACCGCGAAAAACCGAGTTGACGCGCATCGCCTACATTTTTGCCCAAACCGGTAAGGCCGCACCGAATGGCAAAACTTACAGCCTCGACAAGTTCTCGGACGACAACTACTTTTACGACAGGGTGATGGAGAAAAACGATTTTTATAATAAAGGCGTCAAAACACGGCACGCCGACGAATACACCATGAGCCCTTACCATGTGTTATGGCCCATTCCACAGTCGGCGATCGACGGAAATACGCAGGCGAGGATCAATCAGAACAAGGGATACGCGGGATATGAGAAGAATGTGCCCCCTTTGACGGAGATCCCGAAATAA
- a CDS encoding sugar phosphate isomerase/epimerase: MNRRNFLQNTSLAMAASMAGTGWLEAAVKKGDIKIGYSAITWGGKDEQAMTELAGLGFKGIQLRANTFGPYRGKPSELKDALIKNNLTLCMFSSGNVEIDPAKFDSTVDTHVAHASFVKALGGNALQLTNSLRPKDRAPSVDELKKLAQVMNEIGKQTADLGVQAVYHNHMNQLGETPEEVDVIVQAMDPRYMRLLLDIAHYKQGGGEPHEAVVKYKDILHSLHLKDTKPAETKSGYKFVELGQGRVDVPAVFNALDKIKFKGWAVVELDGVPDPGKSPLICAEINKKYITGVLKYPV, encoded by the coding sequence ATGAACAGACGGAATTTTCTGCAAAACACTTCGCTGGCCATGGCCGCCTCCATGGCGGGGACCGGTTGGCTGGAAGCCGCCGTGAAGAAAGGCGATATAAAAATCGGTTATTCGGCCATTACCTGGGGCGGCAAGGACGAACAAGCCATGACGGAGCTGGCAGGCCTTGGTTTCAAGGGCATCCAGTTGAGGGCAAACACGTTCGGACCTTACCGCGGCAAGCCTTCCGAGCTGAAAGATGCTTTGATTAAGAACAACCTGACGCTTTGCATGTTTTCGAGCGGCAATGTGGAGATTGATCCCGCAAAGTTCGATAGCACTGTCGATACTCACGTAGCACATGCGAGTTTTGTAAAAGCATTGGGCGGCAATGCGTTGCAGCTTACGAATAGCCTCCGCCCGAAAGACCGTGCTCCTTCCGTCGACGAGCTCAAAAAACTGGCACAGGTGATGAACGAAATCGGCAAGCAAACTGCCGATCTGGGCGTACAGGCCGTTTACCACAACCATATGAACCAGCTCGGAGAAACACCCGAAGAAGTGGACGTGATCGTACAGGCCATGGACCCGCGTTATATGCGGTTGCTGCTCGATATCGCGCATTACAAGCAGGGGGGCGGCGAACCGCACGAAGCCGTGGTTAAATACAAGGATATCCTGCACTCGCTGCATTTGAAGGATACCAAACCCGCCGAAACCAAGAGCGGCTATAAGTTTGTGGAGCTGGGACAAGGCAGGGTGGATGTTCCGGCGGTTTTCAATGCCCTTGACAAAATCAAATTCAAAGGCTGGGCAGTGGTGGAGCTGGACGGCGTGCCCGATCCGGGAAAATCGCCGCTCATTTGTGCGGAAATCAATAAAAAGTATATTACCGGGGTGTTGAAGTACCCTGTTTAG
- a CDS encoding RagB/SusD family nutrient uptake outer membrane protein codes for MKNIRKSIVVCGMVALMLAGQGCKDVLDEKIVSGVGNDYLNTAKGFEDGVRAAYSSLRFYYATQQGLTMTEYGTDIYATGADGGYKGFHFYDGQLNPTVDYLATTWDELYKGINTCNAVIDRAPNVTGIADNVKKLRVAEAKFLRGHYYYILHQQYGGVDLRLTETLVPTKETKRATDAEMYAAIIKDLSDAVTDLEPKAQSSDYGRATKPHAQALLAKVYLAKGYSTEKSPDDFTKAADLLKEVSTKYGYKLLDDFSAVFDENNQNHSEVVFAVQYTTDPLTNGTGNSLHLYFGMQYDVQPGMKRDTYWGRPFKRLRPTEYLLNTVFADRTNDSRYKKTFRDTWLSNNPGTYNAASFDDSKTKVTFAAGDTTIFIPGYEMSKEERAKKPYQVLVPSKYTEALFPTLQKFFDSKRPDMTYEAGSRDYYVVRLADVYLMLAEALLQSGDKAGAAEALNVVRYRAGWPGKKDKMLIAGKDLTMETIIEERARELAGEQTRWLDLKRWGLLVERVKKYNPQASNIQPYHVLRPIPQTQIDRSAKTSDGKSVFPQNPGY; via the coding sequence ATGAAAAATATAAGAAAATCAATTGTGGTATGCGGTATGGTCGCTTTGATGTTGGCTGGGCAGGGATGTAAAGATGTGCTGGACGAAAAAATTGTCTCGGGCGTCGGCAATGACTATCTGAATACCGCCAAGGGGTTTGAAGATGGGGTAAGGGCAGCTTACTCGTCACTCCGCTTTTACTATGCAACCCAGCAGGGCCTCACCATGACAGAATATGGCACCGACATCTACGCAACCGGTGCGGATGGAGGCTACAAAGGTTTCCATTTTTACGACGGCCAGCTGAACCCGACCGTCGATTACCTGGCCACAACCTGGGATGAACTGTATAAAGGGATCAACACCTGTAACGCCGTTATCGACCGGGCCCCGAATGTAACGGGCATTGCCGATAATGTTAAAAAATTACGCGTTGCAGAGGCCAAATTTCTGCGTGGACATTATTATTATATCCTGCATCAGCAGTACGGCGGCGTAGACCTTCGCCTGACTGAAACTTTGGTTCCAACCAAGGAAACCAAGCGGGCAACCGATGCTGAAATGTACGCTGCGATCATCAAAGACCTTAGCGACGCGGTAACCGACCTTGAACCCAAAGCACAGTCGAGCGACTACGGTCGCGCTACCAAGCCGCATGCGCAGGCCCTGCTGGCAAAAGTGTATTTGGCAAAGGGATATTCGACCGAAAAATCGCCGGATGATTTTACCAAAGCCGCTGATCTGTTAAAGGAGGTTTCGACCAAATATGGCTACAAACTACTCGACGATTTCTCGGCGGTTTTTGACGAAAACAACCAGAACCACTCCGAAGTCGTGTTCGCCGTGCAATACACTACCGATCCTCTGACCAACGGGACTGGTAACAGCCTGCACCTGTATTTCGGAATGCAGTATGATGTGCAGCCGGGCATGAAGCGCGATACCTATTGGGGCCGCCCGTTCAAGCGTCTCAGACCGACCGAGTACCTGCTCAACACCGTGTTTGCCGATCGTACCAACGACTCGCGCTATAAAAAGACGTTCCGCGACACCTGGCTTTCCAACAATCCGGGAACTTATAATGCGGCGTCATTCGATGACTCCAAAACGAAAGTAACTTTTGCCGCCGGCGATACGACAATCTTTATTCCAGGCTACGAAATGAGCAAGGAGGAACGCGCCAAGAAGCCTTATCAGGTGCTCGTACCCAGCAAATATACGGAGGCATTATTCCCCACATTACAGAAGTTCTTCGATTCCAAGCGCCCTGATATGACCTACGAAGCGGGTAGCCGAGATTACTATGTGGTACGTCTGGCGGATGTTTACCTGATGCTTGCGGAAGCACTACTGCAATCGGGCGATAAGGCGGGTGCTGCCGAAGCATTGAATGTCGTACGGTACCGTGCAGGCTGGCCCGGAAAAAAGGACAAAATGCTCATCGCGGGCAAAGACCTCACTATGGAAACGATTATCGAGGAGCGTGCAAGGGAACTGGCGGGAGAACAAACACGCTGGCTGGACCTGAAGCGCTGGGGGCTGCTGGTGGAGCGGGTGAAAAAATACAATCCGCAGGCGTCTAACATCCAGCCATACCATGTGTTGAGACCGATCCCTCAGACTCAGATCGACCGGAGCGCGAAAACATCGGATGGGAAGTCGGTGTTCCCGCAGAACCCGGGCTACTGA
- a CDS encoding SusC/RagA family TonB-linked outer membrane protein, with product MHITKGILTSLRRMSGVCIWAICLHPPMPASVVASPLAGVGQVVKADKTITGTVLAKEGNAPVPGVTVVVKGTNQGTTTNAEGKYTIDIPGNSAVLVFSAVGYVTEERETGNASVVDVSLVTDQKTLNEVVVVGYGTQKKRDLTGAVSQVNATRLENENPQSVQDVLRGNVPGMNVGFSTSAKGGGSLSVRGQNSINAGSSPLIVLDGTIYYGGLEDINPNDIETIDVLKDASSSAVFGAKAASGVILITTKKGKEGKPVININSNFGFAEVAKNQPVLSPEGFISWRQEVMRNINATAEPARFANPNKLPAGVTLEEWLAYDGSNGDPTTVWLQRLGMQPAEIQNYKDGKSVDWYSKVFQKGFRQDHTVSLSGRNDRISYYMSLGYLNNEGIVVGDKYSTVRARLNLEGKVNKHLSVGMNTQFARRDESQVPVNYDLARILSPWGSEFDANGNYSWRPNGEASGGNHPYYAPSFTTRDQGAQTLNSVIFAKVNLPFGFTYQFNFTPRFDYSHRYNAESAKHAEWAAEGGRASRKDSTVFNWQVDNILKWTKTINEKHNIDLTFLANAERFKSWRDSISNKGFTPTDVLGYHNMQAGGLPVVYTDDQTSTADALMARLFYSFKDKYMITLSSRRDGYSAFGQKNPRAVFSSAALGWVFTEEKFLGGKWLNYGKLRVSYGNNGNRDIPRYDALADLASGKYLHVKPDGTVYQVSQLYVSRMANPNLKWEKTSALNVGLDFAFLNNLVEGSIELYKSTTKDLLVKRALPNILGFDNVWDNLGEVQNKGLEISLNSNNMRRENFTWRSSFNFQLNRNKIVHLYGNYVDIKDASGNVTGRKEADDVTNRWFIGQALDEIWNYRILGVWQKEEEAEAAKYGVKPGDFKLKDVNNDGKFTNDDKEFLGYTSPRFRWTLRNEFKLFKSLDVSFMIYSYWGQKGPFNQMKNRDGFVDRTSSYVFPYWTEENRSNEWARLYSSEGSATGYGVYRSKSFVRFENLSVAYTVPKAVTRKVAVQNLRIYGNVRNIGFWAPQWNFWDPENGTNGSTNASIATSVPSPRIYTIGLDITL from the coding sequence ATGCACATCACAAAAGGAATTCTCACCTCTTTGCGGCGCATGAGCGGGGTATGCATATGGGCAATATGCCTGCATCCGCCAATGCCCGCCAGTGTCGTCGCGAGTCCGCTCGCCGGGGTTGGCCAGGTAGTTAAAGCCGATAAAACCATTACCGGCACCGTACTGGCCAAAGAAGGAAACGCGCCTGTTCCGGGCGTAACGGTGGTCGTTAAAGGCACCAACCAGGGAACGACAACCAACGCGGAAGGGAAATACACCATCGACATCCCGGGCAATTCCGCGGTGCTGGTGTTTTCGGCCGTGGGCTACGTTACAGAGGAGCGGGAAACGGGCAACGCGAGTGTTGTCGACGTTTCGCTGGTTACCGATCAGAAGACGCTGAACGAAGTGGTTGTAGTCGGTTACGGCACGCAGAAAAAGCGCGATCTGACCGGCGCCGTTTCGCAGGTAAATGCGACGCGTCTCGAAAATGAAAACCCGCAATCGGTCCAGGATGTGCTGCGCGGCAACGTACCGGGGATGAATGTAGGGTTTTCGACCTCCGCAAAAGGCGGCGGCAGCCTTTCGGTACGCGGGCAAAACTCGATTAATGCTGGTTCAAGTCCGTTGATCGTGCTGGACGGTACCATTTACTACGGCGGTTTGGAGGACATCAATCCCAATGATATCGAGACGATCGATGTCCTCAAAGATGCGAGTTCTTCGGCGGTATTCGGTGCGAAGGCGGCCAGCGGCGTTATTCTGATCACCACAAAAAAAGGCAAGGAAGGCAAGCCGGTGATTAACATCAACAGCAATTTCGGTTTTGCGGAAGTAGCTAAAAACCAGCCCGTACTCAGTCCGGAAGGCTTCATTTCCTGGCGGCAGGAGGTTATGCGGAACATCAATGCGACCGCCGAGCCCGCCCGATTCGCCAATCCCAACAAGCTTCCCGCGGGCGTAACGCTCGAAGAATGGCTGGCTTACGATGGCTCCAACGGCGACCCAACGACCGTATGGCTTCAACGGCTTGGAATGCAACCTGCGGAAATTCAGAACTACAAGGATGGCAAGAGCGTCGATTGGTATTCGAAAGTATTTCAAAAGGGTTTCAGGCAGGATCACACCGTAAGCCTTTCCGGGCGAAACGACCGTATTTCGTACTATATGTCGCTTGGCTACCTCAATAACGAAGGCATTGTCGTGGGGGACAAATACAGCACCGTCCGCGCGCGGTTGAACCTGGAAGGGAAAGTCAACAAGCACCTCTCGGTAGGAATGAATACGCAATTCGCCCGAAGGGACGAAAGCCAGGTGCCGGTTAACTATGATCTGGCGAGGATATTGTCGCCCTGGGGGTCCGAATTCGATGCCAACGGCAATTACTCCTGGCGACCGAACGGCGAGGCGAGCGGTGGGAACCATCCCTATTATGCGCCCAGCTTTACCACGCGTGACCAGGGCGCGCAAACTTTGAATTCCGTCATTTTTGCAAAGGTCAATCTGCCGTTCGGGTTTACGTATCAATTCAACTTTACCCCCCGCTTCGACTATTCGCATCGCTATAACGCCGAATCGGCTAAGCATGCCGAATGGGCGGCGGAAGGTGGCCGGGCTTCGAGGAAGGATTCGACCGTGTTCAACTGGCAGGTCGATAACATTCTCAAATGGACAAAAACGATTAACGAGAAGCACAACATCGATCTGACCTTCCTGGCGAATGCGGAACGTTTCAAAAGCTGGCGCGACAGTATTTCGAACAAAGGCTTCACGCCGACCGACGTGCTCGGCTATCATAATATGCAGGCGGGCGGCCTTCCCGTCGTTTACACCGACGACCAGACGAGCACCGCCGATGCATTGATGGCCCGGTTGTTCTACTCGTTTAAAGACAAATACATGATCACACTGTCCAGTCGCCGCGACGGTTATTCTGCCTTCGGGCAGAAGAACCCCCGGGCGGTATTTTCATCGGCTGCGTTGGGCTGGGTGTTTACCGAGGAAAAATTCCTGGGCGGCAAATGGCTGAACTACGGCAAGCTGAGGGTTTCGTACGGGAACAACGGTAACCGGGATATCCCGCGCTATGACGCCCTCGCCGATCTTGCTTCCGGCAAATACCTGCATGTGAAGCCCGACGGCACTGTGTATCAGGTGAGCCAGCTGTATGTAAGCCGAATGGCGAACCCGAATTTGAAATGGGAAAAAACAAGTGCATTGAATGTCGGGCTCGATTTCGCGTTCCTTAATAACCTGGTCGAAGGAAGTATCGAACTGTACAAATCGACGACGAAAGACCTGCTCGTCAAACGTGCGCTGCCGAACATACTCGGTTTCGACAACGTCTGGGATAACCTCGGCGAAGTGCAGAACAAGGGGCTGGAAATCAGTTTGAATTCCAATAATATGCGCCGCGAGAACTTTACCTGGCGCAGCAGTTTCAATTTCCAGCTGAACCGCAACAAGATTGTCCATTTGTATGGCAATTATGTCGATATCAAGGACGCCTCGGGGAATGTGACCGGCCGGAAGGAGGCCGACGACGTCACTAACCGCTGGTTTATCGGCCAAGCGCTCGATGAAATCTGGAACTATCGGATTCTCGGCGTCTGGCAGAAGGAAGAGGAAGCCGAAGCCGCTAAATACGGCGTTAAACCGGGCGATTTCAAGTTGAAGGACGTCAACAACGACGGTAAATTCACCAACGACGATAAGGAATTTCTGGGCTACACTTCGCCTCGTTTCAGATGGACGCTACGGAACGAGTTCAAGCTTTTTAAAAGTCTCGACGTGTCGTTTATGATCTATTCTTACTGGGGCCAGAAAGGCCCGTTCAACCAGATGAAGAACCGCGACGGCTTCGTGGATCGTACCAGTTCCTATGTTTTTCCTTACTGGACCGAAGAAAACCGCTCGAACGAATGGGCCCGCCTGTATTCCAGTGAGGGGTCGGCGACGGGTTACGGCGTTTACAGGAGCAAGTCTTTTGTGCGTTTTGAGAACCTTTCGGTGGCTTATACCGTGCCGAAGGCCGTTACCCGGAAAGTGGCCGTACAGAACCTCCGCATTTATGGAAACGTGCGTAATATCGGCTTTTGGGCGCCCCAATGGAACTTCTGGGATCCCGAGAATGGAACCAACGGCAGCACCAACGCCAGCATCGCCACATCGGTGCCAAGCCCGCGCATCTACACCATCGGGCTAGATATTACCCTGTAA